From Treponema sp. OMZ 787:
ATATGTATCGGACCAACCAATAAGCTATGAAGAATTGAATGAAAAAGTCAATTCGATAAAAAAATTATTACATTCATTAGGCATAAAGCCTCTTGATAAGGTGGCGATATTCAGCACAAGCTCCCCCCAATGGGCAATTTCTTATTTTGCCATAGTTACATTCGGAGCCATTGCCGTACCGCTTTTACCTGACTTTAATGAAAGCGAGGCAACCGCTTGCTTAAAACACTCGGAGGCAAGGGCAATCTTTGCCGGTGAAAAACTTTTGGCAAAGCTAAACAACACCGAAGACCTCGATATTATAATTAACATAACCGATTTTTCAGTAAAAAGAGGAGAGTTAAAAACGGACTCTCCCATGCCGGATCATGAATGTAAAGAAGAAGACATAGCTTCAATTATTTACACATCTGGAACTACCGGCCGCTCCAAGGGAGTCGTCCTCACACATAAAAACCTTATTTTTACTGCTATTGCGGGTCAACACTGTCAACGAATAAACCAATATGAAGTTGCACTTTCAATATTGCCCATGTCTCATGTTTATGAGTTTACAATAGGTTTTTTAATGTTTATGCTGAACGGAGCCTGTATCTACTATCTTGAAGGCCCGCCTATTCCCCGCAATTTGCTTCCCGCCCTTCAAAAAGTAAGACCTCATTTTATGCTGTCTGTTCCGATTGTAATCGAAAAAATCTACAAACAAAAGATTCTGCCGGCTTTTAATGCAAGTCCTCTTATAAAAAAGATTTACGGCACAAAAATTGGAAGAAAATTATTGTGCCGCAAAGCAGGAAAAAAGCTAAAGAAAACCTTCGGCGGCCGGCTTAAATTTTTCGGCATAGGCGGCTCAAAAACCGATCCTATTGTCGAACAGTTTATGGTCGATGCAAAATTTCCATATGCAATAGGATACGGTCTTACCGAAACATCTCCCTTGGTAGCCTACTCCGCAGTGTATAAAACTACACCGGGAGTAATAGGTGCTAATCTTCCCGGAGTCGAAATCAAAATAGGAGATAAAGATCCGCAAACCGGAGTCGGAGAACTCTTGGTAAAGGGTCCCAATGTAATGCAGGGATACTACAATGCCCCGGATTTGACAAAGGAAGTCTTTACCGAAGACGGATGGTTTAAGACCGGCGATCTATGCGTAATGGACGATAAGGGCCGGGTCAGTTTAAAGGGAAGATCAAAAAATATGATTTTAGGGGCAGCAGGAGAAAATATCTATCCTGAAGATATAGAATTCGTTCTAAACCAGCATCCTCTTGTATCAGAAGCTCTCGTTGTAGAGGGTGAAAACACATCTTTAGTCGCCTATGTCCGCCTACAAGATGCAATAGGCGATGCCTTTTCAGAGCTTTCCAATGCAATACTTCATAAAAGGGAAGAAATGCTAAATGAGATAAAATTCTTTGTCAACTCAAAGGTCAACAAATTTTCAAAGATAGATAAAATTGAAGTTGTAGAAGAATTCGAAAAAACCGCAAGCCAAAAAATCAAGCGCTATCTTTACTCTCTGCGTCATAGAAAATCCCAAACTGAAGAGGCAAAAGAAGAAGTCTAATAAAAAACCTCCCAAAAAGGGAGGCTTTTTTGTTTACAACATTTACTAAAACCGGTTTAACACTCCGGCAAAATATTAAGATTCCGGCAATTCCTTTTTTTTGCTGAAGATCCGCTTAAAAAATGCTTTGATTGAACGCCAAACCCTTACAAAGAATCCCGGATTTTTTAAGCGGTTAAGACGCGTAAAAGCATTTAAAAGCTCCTCATCAGAAAACTGCTGTCTTTGTACATTTTCTTCAATCTCAATATCAAGAGCGAGGCTTTCATCCTCTAAAGAAAGCACTCTGGCTTCTATGGTTTTCCAACCAAGTTTTTTTGCAGCCTCCAACCGTCTCTGTCCGGCTATGAGCACCTTATTTTGATCGACAATGATCGGATTTAAAAGCCCTATACGGTTTAGACTTTCTGCCAGCTCATCAATTTCTATAAATTCTTTTCTGGCTCTTTGCCTTACTCTTATCTCCTCTATAGGAATCTGCATAAGTCCTCCTTGTATCAAAGGATTTATTTTTTATACTCCTTTGACATTGTTTCCATTTTCATCATAACCTCATTTTTAAGTTTTGTCCACTCCTCAGGGCTCATTTCAAGAACATTAAGTCTATCTTTAGGCATTTCGATATTCTTTAGAATCTTGCTGCTTATAACCATTTTTGATTCAAGCTCAGCTTCAAGGCTGCCTCCGCCAAGTTCTTCAGAAACATTTACATTCATTTTATTGATGGAGAATTCCGCAGTGTCGGCACTCTTATTAAAGCTGCCCGAAACCGACATTTCCATTCTTTCCATCATATTATCTTTATCCGTATAATCTTTATCTGCTTCGTTTTTTTCTGCATATACAGGTATCATTTTTGGGAAGCCGAAATTCATTAAAACCTTAAAATTATCCGATTGCTTTGTTTTATCGATAAGCACGGAATAATTTGCATCTGCAAGTAAGATTTTTTCATCCATCGAATTCTTGGCATTAAACTGCATACTTATTTTAAAATCGGCCTTATTTTCGTTTGATAGACCGCTGCTTTTTAATTCTATAGAACGGGAGGCGGGATCTATACTATCAACCAATTCTATTCGTGCAGTTAAATTATTTAGAACATAATCATAGTCTCCAATTTCATAGCTCAATCTGAGCATGGGTTTGTTTTCTACAAAAACGGTAAACATATCTTTTGAAATTAATCCGTCTTTTACGCTTATTTCTTCGGCAATACGGAAACCTTCAGGGATAGCCAATTTTTCGGGCGAAATCTCTTCGGAAAACTTATCCATTATTTCTTTTGTAAGAATATTTTCATACATACTCAACATTAACTTAAGCCGGTTATCGTTTTTTAATGCATACCAAAAAAGGGCCGGAACTTGTTTTAGATCTTCATTATTAAAACTAACCATATAACCGGAATCCGTTTTTTTGATGTCGGCATTTTTATAAAGAGATTTTTCTGCCTTGGCATATCTTTTTTGAGAATGTCTGTCAAGCTTCATAGTCATCATGTTTTTTATTTCGTTATATGAAAAATTCATATTAAAAAACGAAAGAAAATTGTTAGGCGAAATGAGAGCCAAGAATTTTCCTATACCGTTTGAAGGCATATAGAATGTTTTATTTTGAACAGCAGGACTTGCCACCTCAATATTTTTATTTCCCAATTTCATAATCAACATAGGAAGTTCCGGCATTCCCGGCCTCGGATTTTTAATACCGTAAGAATAAATTATAGATTTTTCTTTTTGGTCATTGATAAAAGTAAAATTTAAACCGATGTTGTTTTCGATAAGCTTCTCAATACCGGCTGTATTCAAAGGTTTCTTATCAGCCTCGGTTCTCTTAATAGTATTTTTAAAATTCTTAATCCCGGCATCAAAAGTAATCGAACCGTTTTTTTCCAGTTCACTGCTCATAAAATATTCATCTGCAAATTTCTTAATGGATTTTTCGGCTCTTACCCTCGACTCTTTTTTTAAAGCAATAAGGGCTCTTTCATCCTTGCTGCCGCAAGAAATAATCAGTAGTCCGGCAAGGATGCCGCTAAGGGTGAATAAAATAAAAGATTTAAAATTTTTCATATAGTACCTCACAAGAAAGATTATAGAGGATTAAAGAGTTCTTGTCAATACTATGTAGCTATATAACCATAAAACCCTAAAACAATTCTTTTTTGAGAAGAAGTTCGGGATCGGCAGGCACTTCGTTTATGCGAAGTTCCCAATGAAGGTGCGGGCCTGTAGAAAAACCTGTTGTCCCTATATCAGCTATTTTTTCTCCTTGCTTTACAAAAGAATTCTCTGCTACATGAATCTTGTTGAGGTGATAATAAATGGTGTAAACGGCAGGAGCGTGCTCTATCACAAGGGTCCAACCAGTTACTATCCTGTTTTCAGCAAGCACAACCTTACCTTCCCCGGGAGCAAAGATGGGGGTTCCGATCGGGGCCGGATAATCGACTCCCCAGTGCCGGCTTACCGAAGTTTTCCCATCAATATATTTTGAGGTGCGTTTTTCTGCAAATGTAGAGCTTATTCTTTTAGCATCAAAGGGCATCGAAAAGGGGCCTTTAAAATAAAGGCTTTCAATATTTTGTACCTTTAAAATTTCTGCAAACATGTTTCTTTGCTCATTTTTTTTGGGGCTTTTGTCTTTTAAAATTTTAGTGTTTTTTGCACTCAGCTTCATTACAAGTTCTTTAAATTCTTTTTCCAAAACCTCAAAGCCCCTGTCCTCTTCAAATAGGGCCTCATCAATTATCAGATGAGTCCGAATCTTCCATTTTCCGCTCTTCCACCAAACAGCAACAGCAGCAATAGCAGCCCATTCTTTTTTCGATTTATCGACGGGAAAGGCATTGATGGTTTGCACTTTTTTTTCTTCCGTATTGTATATGGTAATCCATGCTTTTTCTATTTTTCGTTTAGCTTTAAATTTGACGGTAAAAAAAGATCCCAACTCTCCGCTTGCCGGCATCGATACAATATGGGAAACTTTTCCTGATTTATTCTTTTGTTCCCCATCGTAAGCATCCGTTTTGCCCGATGCGTAAGTATTTAACAAAAAGCAGAAAAAAATAAGTAAATGGAGCTTTCTTTTTTTTAACATTTTATCATCCTTGATTTTAGTCAATATATAGCTAATCTATTTTCTTTAAATCGCGGATCACCATCTTCGGAGTAACGGATCCGTTAAAGTAATTTTTCGATATATTGAATACTATATCGGCATAATCCCCAACCTTAAATTCCGTTCCGAGTTTTTCGGCAGCCTTCCAATAAAGAGCAGTCCATTTATATTTTCCGCATTCCAAATTAAAACGCAGGTGAAGAGGCTCTGCCTTGCCGATAATGTTTGCATTTAAAATTTTTACCCGCTTTGTCATAAATGTCAGTGCCGGGGAATTACATCCGTAGGGCTCAAATTTATCGACCAAGTTTAGGATTTCGGGTTTTAAATAATCGTGGGGAAGCTCTGCATCAATTGTAAGCGTTTCGGCATTTGAATCATTTTCAAATTCCATTGCTATGGAAAATTGTTTTAGACTGTCCAAAAACTGCTTCAACTTTTCCTGCTCGATGCCGAAACCGGCCGCAAAATCGTGTCCGCCGTAGTCCAAAAAAAGCTCGCTGTATGGCTCAAGAAAATCCAAAAGACGGAAACCTCTGGCTGACCTTATGGAGGCAACTGCACTTCCGTCCGGCATAAGGCAGATGGCAAGGGCCGGAAGTTTAAAGTATTCGGCCAACTTTCCTGCAAGAATTCCGGTAATTCCTCGATGAAATTCCGTACTGACGGCAACTACCAATTTTTCGTTATAATCCTTTAAGCTTTCAATAGCAAGAGGCAGGGCAACTTCCCAAGCCTTAGCACCGAGAGCCTTTCTATCCTCATTCATTTGAAATATTTCTTGAGCCTTAGCCGTTCTCTCGCCTGAGTCTTGAGCAAGAAAAAGCTCGATAGCCGTTTCGGGCCGGCCCATTCTGCCTGAAGCATTCACCAAGGGAGAAATGTTCCACGCTATGTCTTCGGTTCCTATGGGAGCTCCCAATAGTTTTTGCATGGCCATAAGGTCTACAAGACCTAAGCGGGGTTTTTTGTTTATCTCTTTTAAGCCTTGTTTTACTATGATGCGGTTTTCGCCGGAGAGCTCCATCAGGTCGGCAAGGGTCGAAAGGGCAACCAGCTGAATTTCGGAGGCCTCGCGTTTTCCGTAAAAATTGTTTTTTTGCTGAACAAAGGTTATGAAGATATTTTTAAATGTTTCAAGTTCCGAGCGGTCTTCTTCATAGTATTTTCCTATGGTAGAAAATTCCTTTAAGCGTAAGAGGCTCATATCTCCCATCTGCGGGAATTGTTTTGCAACCTCGCTCTGAAAATCAAAAAAATTAAATTCGATTCCGTTTCCGAAGATGTTTTTAAGCTGCTTTTTTTGCAAGGGAGCATCCCAAACAAATATTTGCTGACCGTTTAAAAAAGAGCCGAGCCTTGTTTCCGAAAAAGAAAGCATTCCGGGAACGACGGTTTCGGTAATTTTCCCGATTTGAACCATGTTTACAAGTTTTACGGCTTCTATCGAATAGGCATCATTTACAGGCCTTACGTTTAAAAGGGAAACCTGCTGTTTATAAAAGGGCTGCATTCCGAAGCGGAGAGCGGTGATGAGCTTCCACGCCGTTGCACAGCCTGATAGGTTTTCGTGGGGATAGCCCGAATCGGGAACCTTACAATTTATTATCACTGCAGCATCCGGTAAGGTCTCTTGGGGAGTGTGATGATCGACTACGATTACATCAATGCCTAAACTATTGGCTTTTTCGATTTCTTTAAAATTGGAAATACCGCAGTCCACAGTGATGATAAGGGTTCCGTCGTTTGCGGCGTGTTTTTCTACAGCTTCTATAGAAAGACCGTAGCTTTCATCTCCGGTAGGAATGCGCCACGACACGTCAAGGCCCAGGTCTTTTAGGGCCTCATAAAGAAGGGTTGTGCTTGTAATGCCGTCCACATCCCTGTCGCCGAAAATTAAAACCCTCTCGCCTTCTTCCCTTGCATCCAAAATACGGTCTACGGCATCTTCCATGTTCTTAAATAGAAAGGGGCTGTGTAGATAGCGCATATCGTCTTCCAGATAGAATAAAATATCCTTACCTTCTATAATTCCGCGGCGTACCAATATTGCCGAAGTCAGGGGATCACAGCCGTATTTTCTTTTTATCTCGTTTACCAGCTCAGGGCCGATTTCTTTTTTTTGCCAGTTCATTTTTTTCTCCGCAGCAGGCCTAAATTTTAAAGATCTTCTTGTCTGATAATTTTAAAAATAAGCTTATCCTTTTGCGGAGCCTTATCGGAATATGCTACAGCGTTTTTCAATAAAGGAATCGAAGCAGAAACCGAGGCCGAATCCTTTCCGTAGACCCTCATTATAAGGTCGCCTTTTTTTACCGGGTCTCCCTTGTGTTTTAAAATTTCGACTCCGGCATCGGGGCATACAGGATCGGTGGTTTTGTTTCTTCCGACTCCGAGGTTTACGCCGGCCATTCCGACCTCAAAGGCATTTATGCTTTCGATAAAGCCGTCCTTCTCGGCCTTCAACTCTTCAAAGAATTTACTTCGGCGGTTTTTATATTCGGCCATGAGGGTCTTAGGATTGCCGCCTTGAAGCTCTATATTCTGCATAAAAAGATCCAAGGCCTTGCCTGAGCTTACGGCTTCTTTTGCAAGAACAAGACCTTCTTCTTCAGTCTTTGCCTTGCCGGCGAGGATGAGCATATGGGCTGCCAACTGTAATGTGAGCTCGGTGCTGTCGG
This genomic window contains:
- the recJ gene encoding single-stranded-DNA-specific exonuclease RecJ, which codes for MNWQKKEIGPELVNEIKRKYGCDPLTSAILVRRGIIEGKDILFYLEDDMRYLHSPFLFKNMEDAVDRILDAREEGERVLIFGDRDVDGITSTTLLYEALKDLGLDVSWRIPTGDESYGLSIEAVEKHAANDGTLIITVDCGISNFKEIEKANSLGIDVIVVDHHTPQETLPDAAVIINCKVPDSGYPHENLSGCATAWKLITALRFGMQPFYKQQVSLLNVRPVNDAYSIEAVKLVNMVQIGKITETVVPGMLSFSETRLGSFLNGQQIFVWDAPLQKKQLKNIFGNGIEFNFFDFQSEVAKQFPQMGDMSLLRLKEFSTIGKYYEEDRSELETFKNIFITFVQQKNNFYGKREASEIQLVALSTLADLMELSGENRIIVKQGLKEINKKPRLGLVDLMAMQKLLGAPIGTEDIAWNISPLVNASGRMGRPETAIELFLAQDSGERTAKAQEIFQMNEDRKALGAKAWEVALPLAIESLKDYNEKLVVAVSTEFHRGITGILAGKLAEYFKLPALAICLMPDGSAVASIRSARGFRLLDFLEPYSELFLDYGGHDFAAGFGIEQEKLKQFLDSLKQFSIAMEFENDSNAETLTIDAELPHDYLKPEILNLVDKFEPYGCNSPALTFMTKRVKILNANIIGKAEPLHLRFNLECGKYKWTALYWKAAEKLGTEFKVGDYADIVFNISKNYFNGSVTPKMVIRDLKKID
- a CDS encoding M23 family metallopeptidase: MLKKRKLHLLIFFCFLLNTYASGKTDAYDGEQKNKSGKVSHIVSMPASGELGSFFTVKFKAKRKIEKAWITIYNTEEKKVQTINAFPVDKSKKEWAAIAAVAVWWKSGKWKIRTHLIIDEALFEEDRGFEVLEKEFKELVMKLSAKNTKILKDKSPKKNEQRNMFAEILKVQNIESLYFKGPFSMPFDAKRISSTFAEKRTSKYIDGKTSVSRHWGVDYPAPIGTPIFAPGEGKVVLAENRIVTGWTLVIEHAPAVYTIYYHLNKIHVAENSFVKQGEKIADIGTTGFSTGPHLHWELRINEVPADPELLLKKELF
- a CDS encoding AMP-binding protein, whose protein sequence is MQTIDDLGKYTFDALLKNSVSKFSDRPALSYVSDQPISYEELNEKVNSIKKLLHSLGIKPLDKVAIFSTSSPQWAISYFAIVTFGAIAVPLLPDFNESEATACLKHSEARAIFAGEKLLAKLNNTEDLDIIINITDFSVKRGELKTDSPMPDHECKEEDIASIIYTSGTTGRSKGVVLTHKNLIFTAIAGQHCQRINQYEVALSILPMSHVYEFTIGFLMFMLNGACIYYLEGPPIPRNLLPALQKVRPHFMLSVPIVIEKIYKQKILPAFNASPLIKKIYGTKIGRKLLCRKAGKKLKKTFGGRLKFFGIGGSKTDPIVEQFMVDAKFPYAIGYGLTETSPLVAYSAVYKTTPGVIGANLPGVEIKIGDKDPQTGVGELLVKGPNVMQGYYNAPDLTKEVFTEDGWFKTGDLCVMDDKGRVSLKGRSKNMILGAAGENIYPEDIEFVLNQHPLVSEALVVEGENTSLVAYVRLQDAIGDAFSELSNAILHKREEMLNEIKFFVNSKVNKFSKIDKIEVVEEFEKTASQKIKRYLYSLRHRKSQTEEAKEEV
- a CDS encoding ParB N-terminal domain-containing protein translates to MQIPIEEIRVRQRARKEFIEIDELAESLNRIGLLNPIIVDQNKVLIAGQRRLEAAKKLGWKTIEARVLSLEDESLALDIEIEENVQRQQFSDEELLNAFTRLNRLKNPGFFVRVWRSIKAFFKRIFSKKKELPES